In one window of Camelina sativa cultivar DH55 chromosome 15, Cs, whole genome shotgun sequence DNA:
- the LOC104747526 gene encoding ubiquitin domain-containing protein DSK2a-like isoform X2 yields the protein MGGDADSSQPLTAEGGAGGEAVAVNVRCSNGTKFSVTTSLDSTVESFKELIAQNSDVPANQQRLIYKGRILKDDQTLLSYGLQADHTVHMVRGFVPSSPTPAPAANQTTAPQAVGSNDSSNLGGTNLGESLFPGLGFNPLGGGNAMAGLFGSGLPDLEQAQQQLAQNPNMVRDMMNTPAMQNIMNNPEIMRSMIMNNPQMRELVDRNPELGHVLNDPSILRQTLEAARNPELMREMMRNTDRAMSNIESMPEGFNMLRRMYENVQEPLMNATSMSGNAGSNTGSNPFAALLGNQGATTQGTDATNNSSTPSAETGTGNSIPNANPLPNPWGAAAGQTTATGRTISGGDTRSPGLGGLGGLGGLGGLGGLGGLGGLGGLGMLGADSPLGATPDASQLNQILQNPAMSQMMQSLLSNPQYMNQLMSLNPQLRSMLDMNPQLREMMQNPEFLRQFSSPEMMQQMMTLQQSLFSQNRTTAGQDPGQTGAATGTANNGGMDFLMNMFGSLGAGGLSGTNQPNVPPEERFATQLQQLQEMGFYDRAENIRALLATNGNVNAAVERLLGGIGQ from the exons ATGGGTGGAGACGCAGATTCGAGTCAGCCGCTGACTGCTGAAGGAGGTGCCGGAGGAGAAGCTGTTGCCGTCAACGTCAGGTGCTCGAACGGCACGAAATTTAGTGTTACGACGAGCCTCGATTCTACGGTGGAGTCTTTCAAAGAGTTGATTGCGCAGAACAGCGATGTGCCAGCTAATCAGCAGCGATTGATTTATAAAGGTCGCATCCTCAAGGACGATCAGACGCTTCTCAGCTATG gttTGCAGGCTGATCACACTGTTCATATGGTTCGAGGTTTTGTGCCTTCTTCACCAACTCCTGCTCCTGCTGCAAACCAAACCACTGCTCCTCAAGCGGTTGGTTCAAATGATAGCTCAAATCTAGGAGGAACAAATCTAGGAGAATCTTTGTTCCCTGGGCTTGGATTTAATCCTTTGGGTGGTGGAAATGCTATGGCTGGATTATTTGGATCTGGTCTTCCGGATCTTGAGCAGGCACAGCAACAACTAGCTCAAAACCCTAACATGGTTAGAGATATGATGAATACACCAGCCATGCAGAATATAATGAATAACCCGGAAATTATGAGGAGTATGATTATGAATAACCCTCAAATGCGTGAGCTTGTAGATCGCAATCCTGAGCTTGGTCATGTGCTCAATGACCCAAGCATCCTTCGCCAAACTTTAGAGGCTGCGAGAAATCCAGAGCTTATGCGTGAAATGATGCGGAATACGGACAGAGCTATGAGTAATATTGAGTCTATGCCTGAGGGGTTTAATATGCTTAGGCGTATGTATGAAAACGTCCAGGAACCGTTAATGAATGCTACTTCTATGTCGGGTAATGCTGGTAGCAATACGGGCTCTAATCCATTTGCTGCTCTTCTGGGAAACCAGGGGGCCACTACGCAAGGAACTGATGCTACTAATAATTCTTCAACACCGAGTGCTGAAACCGGTACAGGAAATAGTATTCCAAATGCAAATCCACTTCCTAATCCTTGGGGTGCTGCGGCTG GCCAGACAACCGCCACTGGAAGGACAATTTCTGGTGGGGACACGAGAAGCCCTGGACTTGGTGGCCTTGGTGGTCTTGGTGGCCTTGGTGGTCTTGGTGGCCTTGGTGGACTTGGAGGCCTCGGCGGACTCGGTATGCTTGGAGCAGATTCACCTCTTGGTGCGACTCCAGATGCTTCTCAATTGAACCAAATACTGCAAAACCCAGCTATGTCGCAGATGATGCAAAGCTTACTTTCCAATCCACAATACATGAATCAG CTTATGAGTCTCAACCCCCAACTCCGAAGCATGCTAGATATGAATCCTCAGTTGAGGGAAATGATGCAGAACCCTGAATTCCTTCGCCAGTTTAGCTCTCCTGAGATGATGCAG cAAATGATGACTCTGCAGCAATCACTTTTCTCCCAGAATAGGACTACGGCTGGCCA GGATCCGGGGCAAACTGGTGCTGCGACAG GGACGGCCAATAATGGGGGGATGGATTTTTTGATGAATATGTTTGGCAGTCTTGGTGCTGGCGGCCTGAGTGGCACGAACCAACCCAACG TGCCTCCTGAGGAGCGTTTTGCTACTCAGTTGCAACAGCTGCAGGAAATGGGATTCTACGACAGAGCAGAGAACATAAGGGCTTTGCTAGCAACCAATGGTAACGTTAATGCTGCTGTAGAACGACTCTTGGGAGGTATTGGCCAGTAG
- the LOC104747526 gene encoding ubiquitin domain-containing protein DSK2a-like isoform X1, which produces MGGDADSSQPLTAEGGAGGEAVAVNVRCSNGTKFSVTTSLDSTVESFKELIAQNSDVPANQQRLIYKGRILKDDQTLLSYGLQADHTVHMVRGFVPSSPTPAPAANQTTAPQAVGSNDSSNLGGTNLGESLFPGLGFNPLGGGNAMAGLFGSGLPDLEQAQQQLAQNPNMVRDMMNTPAMQNIMNNPEIMRSMIMNNPQMRELVDRNPELGHVLNDPSILRQTLEAARNPELMREMMRNTDRAMSNIESMPEGFNMLRRMYENVQEPLMNATSMSGNAGSNTGSNPFAALLGNQGATTQGTDATNNSSTPSAETGTGNSIPNANPLPNPWGAAAGQTTATGRTISGGDTRSPGLGGLGGLGGLGGLGGLGGLGGLGGLGMLGADSPLGATPDASQLNQILQNPAMSQMMQSLLSNPQYMNQLMSLNPQLRSMLDMNPQLREMMQNPEFLRQFSSPEMMQQMMTLQQSLFSQNRTTAGQDPGQTGAATGTANNGGMDFLMNMFGSLGAGGLSGTNQPNVPPEERFATQLQQLQEMGFYDRAENIRALLATNGNVNAAVERLLGGIGQ; this is translated from the exons ATGGGTGGAGACGCAGATTCGAGTCAGCCGCTGACTGCTGAAGGAGGTGCCGGAGGAGAAGCTGTTGCCGTCAACGTCAGGTGCTCGAACGGCACGAAATTTAGTGTTACGACGAGCCTCGATTCTACGGTGGAGTCTTTCAAAGAGTTGATTGCGCAGAACAGCGATGTGCCAGCTAATCAGCAGCGATTGATTTATAAAGGTCGCATCCTCAAGGACGATCAGACGCTTCTCAGCTATG gttTGCAGGCTGATCACACTGTTCATATGGTTCGAGGTTTTGTGCCTTCTTCACCAACTCCTGCTCCTGCTGCAAACCAAACCACTGCTCCTCAAGCGGTTGGTTCAAATGATAGCTCAAATCTAGGAGGAACAAATCTAGGAGAATCTTTGTTCCCTGGGCTTGGATTTAATCCTTTGGGTGGTGGAAATGCTATGGCTGGATTATTTGGATCTGGTCTTCCGGATCTTGAGCAGGCACAGCAACAACTAGCTCAAAACCCTAACATGGTTAGAGATATGATGAATACACCAGCCATGCAGAATATAATGAATAACCCGGAAATTATGAGGAGTATGATTATGAATAACCCTCAAATGCGTGAGCTTGTAGATCGCAATCCTGAGCTTGGTCATGTGCTCAATGACCCAAGCATCCTTCGCCAAACTTTAGAGGCTGCGAGAAATCCAGAGCTTATGCGTGAAATGATGCGGAATACGGACAGAGCTATGAGTAATATTGAGTCTATGCCTGAGGG GTTTAATATGCTTAGGCGTATGTATGAAAACGTCCAGGAACCGTTAATGAATGCTACTTCTATGTCGGGTAATGCTGGTAGCAATACGGGCTCTAATCCATTTGCTGCTCTTCTGGGAAACCAGGGGGCCACTACGCAAGGAACTGATGCTACTAATAATTCTTCAACACCGAGTGCTGAAACCGGTACAGGAAATAGTATTCCAAATGCAAATCCACTTCCTAATCCTTGGGGTGCTGCGGCTG GCCAGACAACCGCCACTGGAAGGACAATTTCTGGTGGGGACACGAGAAGCCCTGGACTTGGTGGCCTTGGTGGTCTTGGTGGCCTTGGTGGTCTTGGTGGCCTTGGTGGACTTGGAGGCCTCGGCGGACTCGGTATGCTTGGAGCAGATTCACCTCTTGGTGCGACTCCAGATGCTTCTCAATTGAACCAAATACTGCAAAACCCAGCTATGTCGCAGATGATGCAAAGCTTACTTTCCAATCCACAATACATGAATCAG CTTATGAGTCTCAACCCCCAACTCCGAAGCATGCTAGATATGAATCCTCAGTTGAGGGAAATGATGCAGAACCCTGAATTCCTTCGCCAGTTTAGCTCTCCTGAGATGATGCAG cAAATGATGACTCTGCAGCAATCACTTTTCTCCCAGAATAGGACTACGGCTGGCCA GGATCCGGGGCAAACTGGTGCTGCGACAG GGACGGCCAATAATGGGGGGATGGATTTTTTGATGAATATGTTTGGCAGTCTTGGTGCTGGCGGCCTGAGTGGCACGAACCAACCCAACG TGCCTCCTGAGGAGCGTTTTGCTACTCAGTTGCAACAGCTGCAGGAAATGGGATTCTACGACAGAGCAGAGAACATAAGGGCTTTGCTAGCAACCAATGGTAACGTTAATGCTGCTGTAGAACGACTCTTGGGAGGTATTGGCCAGTAG
- the LOC104747525 gene encoding ubiquitin domain-containing protein DSK2b isoform X1: protein MGGEGDSSQPQTGEGGAVTVNIRCSNGTKFNVKTSLESTVESFKELVAQSSDVPANQQRLIYKGRILKDDQTLLSYGLQADHTIHMVRGSAPSSAPPSAPAANVGNQTTAPSVTRGVGSDNSSNLGGGASPGESLFPGLGFNPLGSGNAMPGLFGAGLQDLEQAQQQLAQNPNMVRDMMNTPAIQNLMNNPEFMRSMIMSNPQMRELVDRNPELGHVLNDPSILRQTLEAARNPELMREMMRNTDRAMSNIESMPEGFNMLRRMYENVQEPFLNATTMSENAGSNTSSNPFAALLGNQGGTTQGSNASNNSSTPNAETGTGNSVPNANPLPNPWGATGGQTTAPGRTNPGGDARSPGLGGLGGLGGLGGLGGLGMLGADSPLGAAPDASQLGQLLQNPAMSQMMQSMLSNPQYMNQLMNLNPQLRTMLDSNPQLREMTQNPDFLRQFSSPEMMQQMMTLQQSLMSQNRNTTSQDPGQTGAATGTGNNAGLDVLMNMFGSLGAGGLSGTNQPNVPPEERFATQLQQLQEMGFYDRAENIRALLATNGNVNAAVERLLGSIGQ from the exons ATGGGTGGAGAGGGAGATTCGAGTCAGCCGCAGACTGGTGAAGGAGGAGCTGTGACTGTGAACATCAGGTGCTCCAACGGCACGAAATTTAATGTGAAGACGAGTCTCGAATCGACGGTGGAGTCTTTCAAAGAGTTGGTGGCTCAGAGCAGCGATGTACCAGCCAATCAGCAGCGCTTGATTTATAAAGGTCGGATCCTCAAGGACGATCAGACTCTCCTAAGCTATG GTTTGCAGGCTGATCATACTATTCATATGGTTCGAGGCTCTGCACCTTCTTCAGCACCACCTTCTGCCCCGGCAGCAAACGTTGGAAACCAAACTACTGCACCTAGTGTTACTCGAGGGGTTGGTTCAGATAATAGCTCGAATCTAGGAGGAGGAGCGAGTCCTGGCGAATCTTTGTTTCCTGGGCTTGGATTCAATCCTTTGGGTAGTGGAAATGCTATGCCTGGGTTATTTGGAGCCGGTCTTCAGGATCTTGAGCAGGCACAGCAACAACTAGCTCAAAACCCTAACATGGTTAGAGATATGATGAATACACCAGCCATTCAGAATCTTATGAACAACCCAGAATTTATGAGGAGTATGATTATGAGTAACCCTCAAATGCGTGAGCTTGTAGATCGCAATCCTGAGCTTGGTCATGTGCTCAATGACCCAAGCATCCTTCGCCAAACTTTAGAGGCGGCCAGAAACCCTGAGCTTATGCGTGAAATGATGCGGAATACCGATAGAGCTATGAGTAATATTGAGTCTATGCCTGAGGGATTTAATATGCTTAGGCGTATGTATGAAAATGTCCAAGAACCATTCTTGAATGCTACTACTATGTCTGAAAATGCTGGAAGCAATACAAGCTCCAATCCATTTGCTGCTCTCCTGGGAAACCAGGGAGGTACTACGCAAGGAAGCAATGCTTCTAATAACTCTTCTACACCAAATGCTGAAACGGGGACAGGGAATAGTGTTCCGAATGCAAATCCACTACCTAATCCTTGGGGTGCTACCGGTG GCCAGACAACTGCCCCTGGAAGGACAAATCCTGGTGGGGATGCGAGAAGCCCTGGACTTGGTGGTCTTGGTGGCCTTGGTGGTCTTGGTGGCCTCGGTGGACTTGGAATGCTTGGAGCGGATTCGCCTCTTGGTGCCGCTCCAGATGCTTCTCAATTGGGCCAGTTATTGCAAAACCCAGCTATGTCGCAGATGATGCAAAGCATGCTATCCAACCCACAATACATGAATCAG CTTATGAATCTCAACCCACAACTCCGAACCATGCTAGATTCGAACCCTCAGTTGAGGGAAATGACGCAGAACCCAGATTTCCTTCGTCAGTTTAGCTCTCCGGAGATGATGCAG CAAATGATGACTCTACAACAATCACTTATGTCTCAGAATAGGAACACGACCAGCCA GGATCCGGGCCAAACTGGTGCTGCCACAG GGACAGGCAACAATGCGGGGTTGGATGTCTTGATGAATATGTTTGGCAGTCTTGGTGCTGGTGGCCTGAGTGGCACAAACCAACCCAATG TTCCTCCCGAGGAGCGCTTCGCGACTCAGTTGCAACAGTTGCAGGAAATGGGATTCTACGACAGAGCAGAGAACATAAGGGCTTTGCTAGCAACCAATGGTAACGTTAACGCTGCTGTAGAACGACTCTTAGGGAGTATTGGGCAGTAG
- the LOC104747525 gene encoding ubiquitin domain-containing protein DSK2b isoform X2 encodes MGGEGDSSQPQTGEGGAVTVNIRCSNGTKFNVKTSLESTVESFKELVAQSSDVPANQQRLIYKGRILKDDQTLLSYGLQADHTIHMVRGSAPSSAPPSAPAANVGNQTTAPSVTRGVGSDNSSNLGGGASPGESLFPGLGFNPLGSGNAMPGLFGAGLQDLEQAQQQLAQNPNMVRDMMNTPAIQNLMNNPEFMRSMIMSNPQMRELVDRNPELGHVLNDPSILRQTLEAARNPELMREMMRNTDRAMSNIESMPEGFNMLRRMYENVQEPFLNATTMSENAGSNTSSNPFAALLGNQGGTTQGSNASNNSSTPNAETGTGNSVPNANPLPNPWGATGGQTTAPGRTNPGGDARSPGLGGLGGLGGLGGLGGLGMLGADSPLGAAPDASQLGQLLQNPAMSQMMQSMLSNPQYMNQLMNLNPQLRTMLDSNPQLREMTQNPDFLRQFSSPEMMQQMMTLQQSLMSQNRNTTSQDPGQTGAATGNNAGLDVLMNMFGSLGAGGLSGTNQPNVPPEERFATQLQQLQEMGFYDRAENIRALLATNGNVNAAVERLLGSIGQ; translated from the exons ATGGGTGGAGAGGGAGATTCGAGTCAGCCGCAGACTGGTGAAGGAGGAGCTGTGACTGTGAACATCAGGTGCTCCAACGGCACGAAATTTAATGTGAAGACGAGTCTCGAATCGACGGTGGAGTCTTTCAAAGAGTTGGTGGCTCAGAGCAGCGATGTACCAGCCAATCAGCAGCGCTTGATTTATAAAGGTCGGATCCTCAAGGACGATCAGACTCTCCTAAGCTATG GTTTGCAGGCTGATCATACTATTCATATGGTTCGAGGCTCTGCACCTTCTTCAGCACCACCTTCTGCCCCGGCAGCAAACGTTGGAAACCAAACTACTGCACCTAGTGTTACTCGAGGGGTTGGTTCAGATAATAGCTCGAATCTAGGAGGAGGAGCGAGTCCTGGCGAATCTTTGTTTCCTGGGCTTGGATTCAATCCTTTGGGTAGTGGAAATGCTATGCCTGGGTTATTTGGAGCCGGTCTTCAGGATCTTGAGCAGGCACAGCAACAACTAGCTCAAAACCCTAACATGGTTAGAGATATGATGAATACACCAGCCATTCAGAATCTTATGAACAACCCAGAATTTATGAGGAGTATGATTATGAGTAACCCTCAAATGCGTGAGCTTGTAGATCGCAATCCTGAGCTTGGTCATGTGCTCAATGACCCAAGCATCCTTCGCCAAACTTTAGAGGCGGCCAGAAACCCTGAGCTTATGCGTGAAATGATGCGGAATACCGATAGAGCTATGAGTAATATTGAGTCTATGCCTGAGGGATTTAATATGCTTAGGCGTATGTATGAAAATGTCCAAGAACCATTCTTGAATGCTACTACTATGTCTGAAAATGCTGGAAGCAATACAAGCTCCAATCCATTTGCTGCTCTCCTGGGAAACCAGGGAGGTACTACGCAAGGAAGCAATGCTTCTAATAACTCTTCTACACCAAATGCTGAAACGGGGACAGGGAATAGTGTTCCGAATGCAAATCCACTACCTAATCCTTGGGGTGCTACCGGTG GCCAGACAACTGCCCCTGGAAGGACAAATCCTGGTGGGGATGCGAGAAGCCCTGGACTTGGTGGTCTTGGTGGCCTTGGTGGTCTTGGTGGCCTCGGTGGACTTGGAATGCTTGGAGCGGATTCGCCTCTTGGTGCCGCTCCAGATGCTTCTCAATTGGGCCAGTTATTGCAAAACCCAGCTATGTCGCAGATGATGCAAAGCATGCTATCCAACCCACAATACATGAATCAG CTTATGAATCTCAACCCACAACTCCGAACCATGCTAGATTCGAACCCTCAGTTGAGGGAAATGACGCAGAACCCAGATTTCCTTCGTCAGTTTAGCTCTCCGGAGATGATGCAG CAAATGATGACTCTACAACAATCACTTATGTCTCAGAATAGGAACACGACCAGCCA GGATCCGGGCCAAACTGGTGCTGCCACAG GCAACAATGCGGGGTTGGATGTCTTGATGAATATGTTTGGCAGTCTTGGTGCTGGTGGCCTGAGTGGCACAAACCAACCCAATG TTCCTCCCGAGGAGCGCTTCGCGACTCAGTTGCAACAGTTGCAGGAAATGGGATTCTACGACAGAGCAGAGAACATAAGGGCTTTGCTAGCAACCAATGGTAACGTTAACGCTGCTGTAGAACGACTCTTAGGGAGTATTGGGCAGTAG
- the LOC104747527 gene encoding pentatricopeptide repeat-containing protein At2g17210-like has protein sequence MGTHLCSKLEALSSKIKQASVNGRWREVLTGYSEIHRAGIQFNDPFVFPIVFKACAKLSWLFQGKCIQASLLKRGFESFVSVGNSIADFYLKCGDLSSAIREFDCMTWRDSISWNVIVFGLLDHGFEEEGLRWFSTSRVWGFEPNVSTLVLVIHASRSLRLDGEEVHGYVIRSGFCGIPSVQNSILCRYSECDPSSARKLFDEMSERDVISWSVVIRSYVQSQEPVLGLKLFKEMVREAKTEPDCVTVTSVLKACAVLEDIDVGRSVHGFSIQRGFDLVDVFVRNSLIDMYSKGFDVDSAFRVFDETTCRNIVSWNSILAGFVHNQRYDEAVEMFRLMVKEAVEVDEVTLVTLLQVCKFFEQPLPCKSIHCVMIRHGYESNEVALSSLIDAYTSCSLVDDARTVLDLMIYKDVVSCSILISGLARSGRPYEAISIFCQMKDKPNGITVINLLNACSVSADLRKSKWGHGIAIRRGLAISDISVDTSIVDAYAKCGAIDMARRAFDQIPSKNVVSWTVIISAYAINGLPEKALASFEEMKQKGYTPNDVTYLAALSACNHGGLVEKGLMVLKSMVENDHKPSLQHYSCIVDMLSRAGEIDTAMELIKNLPEDVKAGASAWGAILSGCRNHLKKGIITLEAAAEVLELEPLCSSGYLLASSAFAAEKSWEDVAIMRRLVKERKVRVVAGYSMVLEGSSIARRFLAGDKLSQSDSELNDVVQSLHRYMRLDDTTERRNIGPLGLCD, from the coding sequence ATGGGAACACACTTGTGTTCAAAGCTAGAAGCTTTGTCATCAAAAATTAAGCAAGCTTCCGTTAATGGAAGATGGCGGGAAGTGCTCACTGGGTATTCGGAGATACATAGAGCTGGAATTCAATTTAACGATCCTTTCGTTTTCCCCATCGTTTTCAAAGCTTGTGCTAAGCTCTCATGGCTGTTTCAAGGTAAGTGTATCCAAGCGAGTCTGTTGAAGAGAGGGtttgagtcttttgtttctGTGGGGAACTCGATTGCTGATTTCTACTTGAAATGTGGAGACTTGAGCTCTGCGATACGAGAATTTGATTGTATGACTTGGAGAGATTCTATTTCTTGGAATGTTATAGTTTTTGGCCTTCTCGATCATGGTTTTGAGGAAGAAGGGTTAAGGTGGTTTTCGACATCGAGAGTTTGGGGTTTTGAGCCTAATGTATCAACATTGGTTCTTGTGATTCATGCGTCTCGTAGTTTACGATTGGATGGTGAGGAGGTTCATGGCTACGTGATCCGTAGTGGGTTTTGTGGGATTCCGTCTGTTCAAAACTCGATCTTGTGTAGGTACTCAGAGTGTGATCCCTCAAGTGCACGTAaactgttcgatgaaatgtctgaaaGAGATGTTATTTCATGGAGTGTGGTTATTCGAAGTTATGTGCAAAGCCAGGAACCTGTTTTGGGATTGAAGTTGTTTAAAGAGATGGTTCGTGAGGCGAAAACAGAGCCTGATTGTGTAACTGTGACAAGTGTTCTCAAGGCTTGTGCGGTTTTGGAGGATATTGATGTGGGGAGATCAGTTCATGGATTTTCGATACAGAGAGGTTTTGATTTGGTAGATGTGTTTGTGCGCAATTCACTCATTGATATGTATTCCAAAGGATTTGATGTTGATTCAGCATTTAGAGTGTTTGATGAAACCACTTGTCGAAACATTGTTTCATGGAATTCGATTTTGGCTGGGTTTGTACATAACCAAAGGTATGATGAGGCTGTTGAGATGTTTCGTTTGATGGTCAAAGAGGCGGTTGAAGTAGATGAAGTTACTCTCGTGACGCTTCTCCAGGTTTGCAAGTTCTTTGAGCAGCCATTGCCCTGCAAGTCAATACATTGCGTGATGATCAGGCATGGATATGAGTCTAATGAAGTGGCTTTGAGTTCTTTGATTGATGCATATACAAGCTGCAGTCTtgttgatgatgcaagaacAGTGCTTGATTTGATGATCTACAAGGATGTGGTGTCATGTAGCATACTGATCTCAGGATTAGCCCGTTCTGGCCGACCCTATGAAGCAATCTCAATCTTCTGTCAGATGAAGGATAAGCCCAATGGAATCACTGTCATAAATCTTCTTAACGCATGCTCAGTTTCAGCAGACTTGAGAAAATCCAAATGGGGTCATGGAATTGCTATCCGGAGAGGCTTAGCCATCAGTGACATCTCAGTTGATACCTCTATTGTTGACGCATATGCAAAGTGTGGTGCCATTGACATGGCGAGAAGGGCATTTGATCAAATCCCTTCGAAAAACGTCGTGTCTTGGACCGTGATCATATCAGCATACGCTATTAACGGTTTACCGGAAAAAGCATTGGCATCGTTCGaggaaatgaaacaaaaaggttaCACACCTAACGATGTGACATATCTGGCAGCTTTATCAGCGTGTAATCATGGAGGATTGGTAGAGAAAGGTCTTATGGTCCTCAAATCAATGGTAGAAAATGATCACAAACCTTCGTTGCAACACTACTCTTGCATTGTGGACATGCTTAGCCGAGCTGGAGAGATTGATACAGCGATGGAATTAATCAAGAACCTTCCAGAAGACGTTAAAGCCGGAGCTAGTGCTTGGGGAGCAATTCTTAGCGGTTGCAGAAACCATTTGAAAAAAGGGATCATTACCTTAGAGGCAGCAGCTGAGGTTCTTGAACTCGAGCCCTTGTGTTCTTCAGGGTATTTGCTTGCGTCAAGCGCGTTTGCTGCTGAGAAATCATGGGAAGATGTAGCAATCATGAGGAGGTTAGTGAAGGAGAGAAAGGTTCGTGTCGTTGCAGGTTATAGCATGGTTCTTGAAGGAAGCAGCATAGCTAGGAGGTTTCTGGCTGGAGACAAGTTAAGCCAGAGTGATTCTGAGTTAAACGATGTCGTTCAGAGTCTTCATAGATACATGAGGTTAGACGACACAACAGAACGGAGAAACATAGGCCCGTTGGGCCTCTGCGATTGA
- the LOC104747529 gene encoding protein EXORDIUM-like 5: MSSPATLSFFFTLFSFFFHISSSLDTTNINNKHTTVNSLNIPSPNAAAEIELINPKLPPRSLSLTSSKKFEGSSDLIHLRYHMGPVLSSSPINIYVIWYGRWTRPYKSLIRDFLNSISDAKAPSPSVAQWWRTASLYTDQTGANVSRSVLIAGEYSDSKYSHGNHLTRLTIQDVIASAARSASFPVDHKNGMYLVLTSHDVTMQDFCRAVCGFHYFTFPSMVGYTMPYAWVGQSGKQCPEVCAYPFALPGYMGHGGPGELRPPNGETGVDGMVSVIGHELAEVVSNPLINAWYAGEDPTAPTEIGDLCEGLYGSGGGGGYIGQVMRDREGKTYNMNGKGGRKFLVQWIWNPNLKACSGPNSVD; encoded by the coding sequence ATGTCGTCTCCGGCgactctctccttcttcttcaccctcttctccttcttcttccacatctcttcttctctcgatacaaccaacatcaacaacaaacacacaactGTTAACTCCTTAAACATCCCTTCCCCCAACGCGGCGGCGGAGATCGAGCTTATTAACCCTAAGCTCCCGCCGCGGAGCCTCTCCCTCACATCCTCCAAAAAATTCGAAGGATCCTCCGATTTAATCCACCTCCGTTACCACATGGGACCTGTCCTCTCATCATCACCGATCAACATCTACGTCATCTGGTACGGACGCTGGACTCGTCCATACAAATCCCTAATCAGAGACttcctcaactcaatctccgACGCCAAAGCACCTTCCCCTTCCGTCGCGCAGTGGTGGCGCACCGCTTCACTCTACACAGACCAAACCGGAGCAAACGTCTCCAGATCCGTATTAATCGCCGGAGAATACTCCGATTCGAAATACTCCCACGGAAACCACCTGACTCGTCTCACGATCCAGGACGTCATCGCCTCCGCCGCGAGATCAGCTTCTTTCCCGGTGGATCATAAGAACGGTATGTACCTTGTTCTGACGTCACACGACGTCACGATGCAAGACTTTTGCCGCGCCGTGTGCGGGTTCCACTACTTCACTTTCCCGTCAATGGTTGGTTACACGATGCCTTACGCTTGGGTTGGTCAGTCCGGTAAACAATGCCCCGAGGTTTGCGCTTACCCGTTCGCTTTACCGGGTTATATGGGACACGGCGGTCCCGGTGAGCTCCGGCCACCTAACGGAGAGACAGGAGTCGATGGGATGGTTAGTGTGATTGGTCATGAGTTAGCTGAAGTTGTTTCGAATCCGTTGATTAACGCTTGGTACGCCGGAGAAGATCCGACGGCGCCGACGGAGATTGGGGATTTGTGTGAAGGGTTGTACGgaagcggcggaggaggagggtATATTGGTCAAGTTATGAGAGATAGGGAAGGGAAGACTTATAATATGAATGGTAAAGGAGGAAGGAAGTTTTTGGTTCAATGGATTTGGAACCCTAATTTGAAAGCTTGCTCTGGTCCCAACTCTGTGGACTAA